A section of the Harmonia axyridis chromosome 2, icHarAxyr1.1, whole genome shotgun sequence genome encodes:
- the LOC123673506 gene encoding uncharacterized protein K02A2.6-like, whose amino-acid sequence MTDFHLKGLLQSLHQIIPKMLILKIIVTGADHLGKVCFKSKNTESTNQIEELFSIESEHIDYREKFMVKIKIEGKILIFEVDSGAAVSIMSYSMFKNFFPTLQIKKTDLKLVTYCKKVLDVVGYSRVGCIYETETHILNLYIVNTDRKPILGREWIRQLNIKLQNINQISVMNTPENILQKYPIVLEKSMGKILNIQARLKLKNNATPVFIRARKIPFALQSKVEEELLNLEKEGILVKVMRSEWATPIVPVVKANGKIRICGDFKITLNPNLIIDEYPLPSIENLFSTMAGGDKFTKLDLQQAYLQLEVHPDDQKFLTLSTPKGLFQCTRLMYGVASAPAIWQRLIENLLKDIPGVSVFLDDIKITAPDDNTHFERLEKVLCRLSDHNIRINYEKCEFMKDKIEYCGYVIDRSGIHKAKKKMDAIQNAKIPTNKTEVRAFTGLINYYGRFLENLSSKLYPIYNLLKEGVDFKWDIKCQRAFDTVKKEISSDRVLAHFDPQLTLILATDASPYAVGAVLSHVYPDGTERPIQFASQVLSTVQQKYSQIDKEAYSIIFGVKKFFYYLYGRRFTLYTDHKPLIQIFSPSKHLPTLSTTRMQHYALFLQTFQYDIKYKNSKEHSNADAMSRLPTNSKQINMYDESDAFEIYQIQNLPVTFEELRIESSKERSFSKLIKSLRLGKQVSKKDRFNVEQSEFSLQQGCLFRGQTVVIPQSLRPKILNELHSTHSGIIKTKQLARGYCWWPGISVDIENKIKNCSECNKFKNNPAKFPFHPWEKTSKPFERVHIDFAGPFMNRYFFILVDSYTRWPEIHVVKNMTVHTTIPLLRKIFSTFGLPAVLVSDNGPTFTSFEFKNFLRENGIFHKFSPPYHPATNGLAERYVQSFKGVLKTLGQNERDIELNLSKFLINYRKMPHTITGVSPSYLMFGRDIRTRLDLILPPKKYELNISKNTDFRVFREGERVMVREYLGFDKWQFGTVRKKLGSLIYLIELDDSRVWKRHVDQMRSIGEDTPLKISNTPSNTFIELPTILPSAKNNDNDYVAEKQNTLDGNVVQNKEIKPDGVPLKPEIPDDACTLRRSTRLRKAPSRLGIENCT is encoded by the exons ATGACCGATTTTCATCTAAAAGGGCTTTTGCAAAGTCTTCATCaaataattccaaaaatgttaattttaaaaattattgttacagGTGCGGATC ATCTGGGAAAGGTTTGTTTCAAAAGTAAAAATACAGAAAGTAcaaatcaaattgaagaactATTTTCTATTGAATCCGAACATATCGATTACAGGGAAAAATTTAtggtcaaaattaaaattgaaggtaaaattttaatttttgaagtaGACAGTGGAGCTGCTGTAAGTATAATGAGTTATTCtatgttcaaaaatttctttcctactttacaaattaaaaaaactgattTAAAACTAGTCACTTACTGCAAGAAAGTGTTAGATGTTGTGGGCTATTCAAGGGTGGGTTGCATTTATGAAACTGAAACTCACATTTTGAATTTATACATTGTTAATACCGATCGAAAACCTATTTTAGGCCGTGAGTGGATACGTCAATTGAACATTaaattacaaaatattaatcaaatttcCGTTATGAATacacctgaaaatattttacaaaaatacCCAATAGTTTTGGAAAAATCAATGGGTAAAATTCTTAATATTCAAGCTCgtcttaaattgaaaaataatgcaaCACCTGTTTTCATCAGAGCTAGAAAGATTCCATTCGCTTTACAATCCAAAGTGGAAGAAGAATTGTTGAATTTAGAAAAGGAAGGAATTTTAGTAAAAGTCATGCGTTCTGAGTGGGCTACACCCATTGTACCGGTTGTAAAAGCTAATGGGAAAATTCGCATTTGTGGTGATTTCAAAATAACCTTAAATCCAAACCTCATTATAGATGAGTATCCTCTACCTTCCatcgaaaatttattttccaCTATGGCTGGGGGAGATAAGTTCACGAAATTAGATTTACAACAGGCCTATTTACAATTAGAAGTACATCCGGATGATCAAAAATTTTTAACATTAAGTACACCTAAAGGACTTTTTCAATGTACTCGATTAATGTATGGGGTTGCTAGTGCGCCTGCTATTTGGCAACGCCTGATAGAAAATTTGCTGAAAGATATACCCGGTGTCTCAGTATTTTTAGATGACATCAAGATAACAGCCCCTGATGATAATACACATTTCGAGAGACTGGAAAAAGTTTTATGCAGACTTTCAGATcataatataagaattaattACGAAAAATGCGAATTTATGAAAGATAAAATAGAATATTGCGGCTATGTTATAGATAGGTCGGGCATACATAAAGCGAAAAAGAAAATGGATGCAAtccaaaacgcaaaaatacctACTAATAAAACTGAAGTCAGGGCTTTTACAGGTTTAATCAATTATTACGGAAGATTTTTAGAAAATCTTAGTTCAAAATTATACCCTATATACAATTTATTAAAAGAAGGTGTAGATTTCAAATGGGACATTAAATGCCAAAGAGCATTCGATACTGTCAAGAAAGAAATTAGTTCCGATCGAGTATTGGCTCATTTCGATCCTCAGTTAACATTAATTTTGGCTACTGATGCCAGTCCCTATGCGGTTGGCGCAGTACTTTCACATGTTTATCCAGATGGTACTGAAAGACCTATTCAATTCGCTTCACAAGTTTTATCGACagttcaacaaaaatattcacaaattgaTAAAGAAGCATATAGCATTATTTTTGGTGTCAAGAAATTCTTTTATTACCTTTATGGTAGAcgtttcaccctgtatacagatcATAAGCCTCTtatccaaattttttcaccatcaAAACATCTTCCAACTTTGTCTACCACAAGAATGCAACATTATGCATTATTTTTGCAAACATTTCAGTAcgatattaaatacaaaaattcaaaagaacatTCAAATGCGGACGCTATGTCCAGATTACCTACAAACTCGAAGCAAATTAATATGTACGATGAATCTGAtgcatttgaaatatatcaaatacaAAATTTACCTGTCACTTTCGAAGAATTACGAATTGAGTCTTCGAAAGAGCGCAGTTTTTCCAAATTAATAAAATCTTTACGCCTAGGTAAACAAGTATCCAAAAAGGATCGCTTCAATGTCGAACAATCTGAGTTTTCCTTACAGCAAGGCTGCTTGTTCCGTGGACAAACAGTTGTTATACCACAATCTTTacgtccaaaaattttgaatgagctTCACTCAACACATTCTGGTATAATTAAGACGAAACAATTGGCTAGAGGTTACTGTTGGTGGCCTGGAATATCAgtcgatattgaaaataaaattaaaaactgttctgaatgtaataaatttaaaaataatcccGCTAAATTTCCATTTCATCCATGGGAAAAGACAAGTAAACCATTCGAAAGAGTACATATTGACTTTGCCGGACCTTTCATGAATCGttacttttttattttagttgatTCATATACTCGTTGGCCGGAAATACATGTTGTCAAAAATATGACAGTTCATACTACAATACCTCtacttcgaaaaattttcagtaCTTTTGGTCTACCAGCTGTCTTAGTTAGCGATAATGGACCCACTTTTACGTCCTTtgaattcaagaattttttgagagagaatggaatttttcacaaGTTCTCACCTCCATATCATCCTGCTACAAATGGATTAGCAGAACGATATGTTCAGTCTTTCAAGGGTGTTTTAAAAACTCTGGGACAAAATGAGAGAGACATCGAATTGAATTTGTCTAAATTTCTTATTAATTACCGAAAAATGCCTCACACCATTACCGGAGTGAGTCCTTCTTATCTTATGTTTGGTAGGGATATTCGAACAAGACTTGATTTAATTTTGCCTCCAAAAAAATACGAactaaatatttctaaaaatactgattttagagtTTTCAGAGAGGGGGAAAGAGTCATGGTTAGGGAATACCTGGGGTTCGATAAATGGCAGTTTGGTACTGTGAGAAAGAAGTTGGGAAGTTTAATTTATTTGATCGAATTGGATGATTCTCGAGTTTGGAAGCGCCATGTCGATCAAATGCGTTCCATTGGTGAGGACACACCTTTGAAAATTAGCAACACACCATCTAACACATTTATTGAGCTTCCTACGATATTGCCTTCAGCGAAAAATAATGACAATGATTATGTTGCTGAAAAGCAAAATACTTTGGACGGAAATGTTGtccaaaataaagaaattaaaccaGATGGTGTACCACTAAAACCAGAAATTCCAGATGACGCTTGTACCCTAAGGAGATCTACACGATTGCGTAAAGCACCCTCACGATtgggaattgaaaattgtactTAA